The DNA sequence CCCGAGTTTAAGAACCCACCATTATGAATCTTACCGAATTAAAGAATACGCCAGTATCTGAATTGATTACTCTTGGCGAAAATATGGGGCTGGAGAATCTGGCTCGCATGCGTAAACAGGATATTATTTTCGCTATCCTCAAGCAGCACGCGAAAAGTGGTGAAGATATCTTTGGCGATGGCGTACTGGAAATATTGCAGGATGGTTTTGGTTTCCTCCGCTCCGCAGACAGTTCCTACCTCGCCGGCCCTGATGACATCTACGTTTCCCCAAGCCAAATTCGACGTTTTAACCTCCGCACTGGCGATACCATTTCTGGTAAGATTCGCCCGCCGAAAGAAGGTGAACGTTATTTTGCGCTATTAAAAGTTAACGAAGTTAACTATGACAAACCGGAAAATGCCCGCAGCAAAATTCTGTTTGAAAACCTGACGCCGCTGCACGCAAATTCACGTTTGCGTATGGAGCGAGGCAACGGTTCAACGGAAGACCTGACGGCCCGCGTGCTGGATTTGGCCTCGCCGATCGGTCGTGGTCAGCGTGGCCTGATTGTGGCACCGCCGAAAGCCGGTAAAACCATGCTGTTGCAAAATATTGCCCAGAGCATCGCTTACAATCATCCTGATTGCGTGCTGATGGTGCTGCTGATTGACGAACGTCCTGAAGAAGTGACGGAAATGCAGCGCCTGGTGAAAGGAGAAGTGGTGGCGTCAACCTTTGACGAACCGGCTTCTCGCCACGTTCAGGTCGCCGAAATGGTGATAGAGAAAGCCAAGCGTCTGGTTGAGCATAAGAAAGATGTGATTATTCTGCTCGACTCCATTACCCGTCTGGCGCGTGCCTACAACACCGTAGTGCCAGCTTCCGGCAAGGTGCTGACCGGTGGTGTGGACGCCAATGCCCTGCATCGTCCGAAGCGTTTCTTCGGTGCGGCGCGTAACGTTGAGGAAGGCGGTAGCCTGACTATCATTGCAACGGCGCTTATCGACACCGGTTCGAAGATGGACGAAGTGATTTACGAAGAGTTCAAGGGCACCGGTAACATGGAACTGCACTTGTCGCGTAAAATTGCTGAAAAACGCGTGTTCCCGGCGATTGACTACAACCGTTCCGGTACGCGTAAAGAAGAACTGCTCACCACCTCTGAAGAGCTCCAGAAAATGTGGATCTTGCGTAAGATCATCCATCCAATGGGTGAAATTGATGCAATGGAGTTCTTGATCAACAAACTGGCGATGACCAAAACCAATGATGAGTTCTTCGATATGATGAAGCGCTCATAATCTTCGATAGCGGACTACGAGGTCGATGACGTCTATCTTACCTTATCGACATTCCGCGATTGAAATAGCGCCACTGAACGCCACGTAAACGTGGCGTTTTTGTTTTTTCTCAGGCGTGCCGGTTGCCTGATGCCCGTCAGAATACCTGCGGATATTGCACACAGACGTTTCTGAAAACCCAGCCTACAGACGCAGGAGTACCGGATTACAGCCGGATTACAGATAGTATGGTCGGAGCGATATTATAGGGTATGACGGGGATATCATGATAAGTGCTCCAGTATTCGCCATGCTGTTGTTCGTCGTCGTTGTCACTGCCTGCGCTGCACTGCTGGCCGCCCGGAAAATAGCAAACAGGGTCGGCTTGGTTGACCGGCCCAATCACCGTAAGCATCACCATGGTGCGATACCATTGGTTGGCGGTATCTCGGTTTTTTGCGGTATCGGCGTGCTTGTCTTTCTCTCCCCGGTGGCGCTTCCCGGTTTTCTCGCTTACCTGTCGGGTATGTTCATATTGATGCTGGTCGGTGTGCTGGACGATCGTTTTGATATACCGATCGGGTGGCGTGTTGCGGCCCAGGCCACGGTTGCGATGATAATGATATTACCCGGTGGTTTGACGTTACAGCATCTTGGGCATCTTCTCGGCCCGGAATGGGATATCCGCCTGGGGGTGATGAATTATCCGATCACTGTTTTTGTGGTTTGGGCGGCCATTAACGCCTTTAACATGATGGATGGTATTGATGGCCTGCTAGGCGGGCTTGCCGGCGTGTCATTTATGGCTTTGGCGGTGTTGTTTTATCAGGGCGCGAATGAGGCTCTGTTGGTCTGGAGTATGGCGCTGATCGCCACCTTACTGCCTTACTGTGCGATGAACCTTGGCCTGTTTGGGCGGCGTTACCGGGTTTTTATGGGCGATGCAGGCAGTACGATGGTCGGGTTCAGCGTGATTTGGTTGCTGCTGCAAGGCTCTCAGGGAGAGAGCATGTCATTAAGGCCCGTCACCGCATTATGGATTATCGCGATTCCCCTCATCGATTTGGTGGCGATCATTTATCGTCGCTTGCGCCGTGGTAGTAATCCATTTTTAGCCGATCGCCTGCATGTTCACCATTTATTGATGCGTGCCGGTTGGTCTTCGCATCAGGCATGTGCGGTGATTACACTGTGCGCGGCACTGTTGGCTGTGCTAGGAATCAGTGCGGAAATACTGGCTGTGCCGGAATACCTGATGCTTATTGGTTTCCTGCTGGTGTTTTGCTGTTATGGCTACGCCCTCAAGGGCTCATGGCGGCTGGCGCGAACCGTTCGACGTATGCAGCGCAGGGACGTGGGCAGCCCTTGATGTGCGATGAGGGCAGCAAAAAGCGGCCTGCACTCAATGGCTGTACGCCTGCGACGGGAGATATCCGTTGTCGGCAACCCGTGATACCCTGCGCCAGAATATTGATCATGCGCCGGTATTAACCTGTGAAAGTGTTGACAGTTTTTGGCACCCGTCCTGAGGCGATCAAAATGGCTCCGGTTATCCGGGCAATGGCCCAGGATCGCTTTTTTGAGCCGCGCGTGTGTGTGACGGCACAACACCGTGACATGCTCGATCCGGTTCTGCGGCTGTTTGCTATTGAGCCGGACTACGATCTTGACATCATGCAGCCCGATCAGAACCTGGCTCAGACGTCGGCGCGGATCCTGACCGATCTGACGCCGGTGCTGGCGCACTGCCAGCCCGATATCCTGCTGGTGCATGGCGATACCACCACCACCTTGATGGCGAGTCTGGCGGCGTTTTATCAACGCATTCCGGTTGCACACATTGAGGCCGGGCTTCGTACCGGTAATCTTGACTCCCCCTGGCCTGAAGAGGCCAATCGCCGTTTAACCGCCCAGCTCGCGGCTTACCATTTCGCACCGACCTCGCCTGCCAGACAACACCTGTTGCAGGAAAATATTCCACCGTCGCGTATCTGGGTGACGGGCAATTCGGTGATTGATGCGCTGTGTTGGGTACGAGAGCGTATC is a window from the Dickeya lacustris genome containing:
- the wecA gene encoding UDP-N-acetylglucosamine--undecaprenyl-phosphate N-acetylglucosaminephosphotransferase, coding for MISAPVFAMLLFVVVVTACAALLAARKIANRVGLVDRPNHRKHHHGAIPLVGGISVFCGIGVLVFLSPVALPGFLAYLSGMFILMLVGVLDDRFDIPIGWRVAAQATVAMIMILPGGLTLQHLGHLLGPEWDIRLGVMNYPITVFVVWAAINAFNMMDGIDGLLGGLAGVSFMALAVLFYQGANEALLVWSMALIATLLPYCAMNLGLFGRRYRVFMGDAGSTMVGFSVIWLLLQGSQGESMSLRPVTALWIIAIPLIDLVAIIYRRLRRGSNPFLADRLHVHHLLMRAGWSSHQACAVITLCAALLAVLGISAEILAVPEYLMLIGFLLVFCCYGYALKGSWRLARTVRRMQRRDVGSP
- the rho gene encoding transcription termination factor Rho, which encodes MNLTELKNTPVSELITLGENMGLENLARMRKQDIIFAILKQHAKSGEDIFGDGVLEILQDGFGFLRSADSSYLAGPDDIYVSPSQIRRFNLRTGDTISGKIRPPKEGERYFALLKVNEVNYDKPENARSKILFENLTPLHANSRLRMERGNGSTEDLTARVLDLASPIGRGQRGLIVAPPKAGKTMLLQNIAQSIAYNHPDCVLMVLLIDERPEEVTEMQRLVKGEVVASTFDEPASRHVQVAEMVIEKAKRLVEHKKDVIILLDSITRLARAYNTVVPASGKVLTGGVDANALHRPKRFFGAARNVEEGGSLTIIATALIDTGSKMDEVIYEEFKGTGNMELHLSRKIAEKRVFPAIDYNRSGTRKEELLTTSEELQKMWILRKIIHPMGEIDAMEFLINKLAMTKTNDEFFDMMKRS